The window ACGCTTTCGCGTCATACAGGTTAACCGGGCGGCAAATTTCCGCCCGGTTACACAAAATTAACGTCCTCAACACGCATTTTTTCCATTATTCCTACGTTCCCCCTCGCGACCATTTGCTAGACTCATTTAAGTTTTTGTATTTATTAATGGGTTCATACAATGAAAGTACGGATGAAAATGGCAGTGACACTGGCGCTATTATTTACCCTTGCGGGCTGTTCCAGCGACTACGTGATGGCAACAAAAGAGGGACAAATGCTTCTGACGCAGGGAAAACCCGTGCTGGATAAAGATACCGGACTACTCAGCTATATTGATGAGCAAGGTAATCAGAAACAGATCAACAGCGACCAGATCTCCCAGATCGTGCAGCGCTAACGGCAACGTTAGCCCGATCTTCCCCCATCGGGCGACGTTCTCTGGCAAAATCCCGCTTCCCCACTCGTCACGGCTTCGTTATAGTCGAATTCAGGTGTGTTCTCCCAAACTCATTGGAATCGCAAAAAATCATGCGGAAATGAGGAGAAATACGCCTGCTATTTTCAGACATAAGGAAGCTGGCAATGCAATATCACCGTATTCCCCATAGTTCTTTAGAAGTGAGCGTGCTGGGTCTTGGTACGATGACCTTTGGCGAACAGAACAGCGAAGCAGACGCTCATGCCCAGTTAGATCACGCCATTGCCGCAGGTGTTAACCTGATTGACACAGCAGAAATGTACGCCGTTCCTCCGCGCCCTGAAACACAGGGGTTAACCGAGAGCTATATCGGTTCCTGGCTGAAATCCCGTGGCGGCCGTGAAAAACTGATTGTGGCGAGCAAAGTCTCCGGTCCTGTGCGCGGAAACGATCACAGCATCCGCCCACAGCAGGCGCTGGATAGAAAAAACATCCGTGCCGCGCTGGATGCCAGCCTGCAACGGCTGAACACCGACTATATCGACCTCTATCAGTTGCATTGGCCGCAGCGCCAAACTAACTGTTTTGGCAAGCTAACCTATCAATATACTGACGACAAACCGGTCGTCACGCTGCTGGAAACGCTGGAGGCACTGAATGAACAGGTGCGTGCCGGTAAGATTCGCTACGTCGGCGTCTCCAACGAAACCCCGTGGGGCGTGATGCGCTATCTGCACCTGGCGGAAAAACACGATCTGCCACGCATCGTTTCAATTCAGAACCCCTACAGCCTGCTGAATCGCAGCTTTGAAGTCGGCTTAGCAGAAATCAGCCAGCATGAAGGCGTAGAACTGCTCGCCTATTCGTCACTGGCGTTCGGTACGCTGACGGGTAAATACCTGAATGGCGCAAAACCTGCTAACGCACGCAACACGTTGTTTAGCCGCTTCACCCGCTATACCGGTCCGCAGGCTCAGGCGGCGGTTGCCGAGTACGTGGCGCTGGCGCAAAAGCACGGTTTGAATCCGGCACAAATGGCATTGGCGTTTGTGCGTCAGCAGCCGTTCGTTGCCAGCACGCTGCTGGGCGCGACCACGCTGGAGCAACTGCAAATCAACCTCGACAGCCAGAACCTGACGCTGGACGGCGAGATCCTTGATGAACTGGAAGCGATCCACCGTCGGTTCACGTTCCCGGCACCGTAAATGCCCAAAACAGGGGCTGACAAGCCCCTGTTCCCCCCTTCCCTTTTACCTACAGTCTTTTAGTCACATTTTTATGCAGATGCGGAGACGGTTTCGTGCGCTACAATACCGTCATTTTCATGCTACGTCGTAGCACGCGCCCGACTCAGGGCGCTCAGTCGCCGCCGCCCTGAGAACCCCGGCTTCCGGCTAAATTATGTCGCTACGCGATGCCATCGGTGGTCATGACCGCTAGACGAGCCGCCAGTGACGCGTTTACTCGCCCCATAAACGGGGCTCGCCCTTCGGGCCAGCACAAGTGCTGTTCAAAAACGTCTCTGACGTTTTTGTCCGACGCGGCACTTAGCTTTCGCGGCATCCATGCCGCTCACTCGGCGGTCATGACCACCGCTGCATAATTTCTTACGCCGGATAACGGTCCCCCCCCCTTTGCGCCCTACATTAATTCTGTATAAGAGCAAGCGTCACAACAGAGAGGCAAACACTTAATTATGGGCGTCGCTATCTTTTGGCTGAAAAAGCGGAACGTCTTTGCCGGTGATATAGCGCTTGCGCAGCCAGGCTGATATCCCATCCATGACCATCACTATCGCAACTAAAATCAGCGTGATAAACATCACGACATCCCAGTTCCATAAGCGCATGTTCTCCGCATAGACCAATCCAATGCCCCCTGCGCCGACAAAACCTAATACGGCGGCTGAGCGGGTATTCGACTCTATCTGGTAGAGACTGAGCGCCAGAATAACGGGAAATGATTGCGTGAAAATACCAAAGCGGTGCTTTTGTAACGCATTAGCGCCTAACGCGCTCAGGCCTCGTCCGGGTGAACGCTCGACGGCCTCATGTCCTTCGGCGTAGAGCTTGCCGAGCAGACCAATATCCTGCATGACGATAGCCAACAACCCCGCCAGCGGTCCCAGCCCGACAGCCCGCACAAATATCAGCCCCCAAATCGCCATATCAATACCGCGCATCATGTCCAACAGGCACCGCACTAGCAGCGCAATCGGCCGTAATCCGCGGCGCTGCATGATGTTACGCGCCGCAAAGAAGGAGAGTAACAGCGCGATGCAGGTTGCCGTTACCGTACCGGCAAACACGATCGACAGCGTGATGGCAATTTGCGACAGGTAATAACCAAAGGGCCAGTTGGCAAAATCATGCCAGACGAACATGCGTAAAAAGTAGTGCCCTAGCTGCGCCGATCCATTAAGCCACTGCGTCCAGCTAATGCCAAAGGTCTGAAAAAAGAACAGGTAATACAGCATGACCGCCAGCACCAGCAGTATGACCCGGCGTAGATAGCGCGACTGTATGCGAAACAGTTCAGGATGCTGCGTTTTCAATTGCTCTACATCCGGCGACGTTACCGTTCTCATATCACTTTCCTTCTACCACGCGGCGGCGTAAATAGCCGGAGACACCATCCAGCAGCGATACCACAGCAAGAATCAGTAACAAGGTCATGCTCACCTGATCATAGCGATCAAGCTTAATGTTGGTCATCAGCTCCTGACCAATACCACCCGCCCCCACCAGACCAAGAATGGTGGAAGAGCGGAAATTAATTTCCATACGCATAAAGCTGTAGGAGAGAAAAATCGGCTTTACCTGTGGCCAAAAAGCAAAGCGCATAATCTGGATCTTGCTGGCACCACAGCTTGCCAGACCGCGTACCGGCCGATCGGACGCGCTTTCCAGAGACTCATAAAACAGTTTGGTTAAGCTGCCGACAGTGTGCAGCGCCAGCGCAATAAAGCCGGGCATAGCGCCAATACCAAAAGCCATAACAAACATGACCGCCCACCCCAGTTCCGGCATGGTGCGTAAAAAGGCCACCAGCGCACGAATAGATACACGCAGCAGCATCGAAGGTTGCGTATTCGAAGCGGCACAAAATGCCAGTATTGTGGCCGCCGCCACCGCAATGATCGTGGAGGCCAGAGCCATTTGCAGCGTTTCCCAGATCAGCGGCAGCTGTATGGGCAGCCGATACCCCCAATAAGCCAACGAGCCTTCGGTGTGAACGTTCGCCAGAAGCTGTTGCCAGTGCAATACAGGCAGCGTATCGCGTACATAGCTGAAAAAATTCGGCAGAGTATGCCAGATAGTTGCGGGACTGAACTCGGCGACCTTGCCCGCCCCCAGAAACAGGCAGGCCAACAGTAAAGACCACAGCAGCGCCTCGCGCTTTTGTCGCCCTTTAATCTGTTGATAATAGTGCTCAAAGTCATTATTCAAAGCTGTGTCCTGTTTACCGGACGTCATACCATGACGTTGATTAGCGGACCGAAAATGTTGCCGCCCGTTCGATATCACGTCCGAACGGGCGTTTAGGGAGTGGCGAAGCGCCCGCTCTCGATCAGCGGCTGCCTTTCGTCAGTTCGCGTTTCATGTCGATGATGTGTTTGTAGTCATTCAGGCTTGCCGGACCGATGTGCTGAGTCCCGCCCATCGCTTTCACAAAGCATTCATGCTGTTCTTTATCCAATTTCATCACCGCAGTAATGACCTTCTGTTTGAAATCCGCGGGGAGCTTGTTGCTGACCAAAATCGGCCCATTCGGGATCATCGGAGATTTCCAGATAATACGGAGCTGCTGCATCAGGTCCGGGTGATCCATGCGGATCAGACGGGTAAACGCGCCGGCGGTATAGCCCGTGTTGTAATCGCCTACCATCGATGTCCAGGCGACAGCACCGTCAAATTGGCCGTTCAGTACGCCCAGAATGTCCTGCTCATGGCCGCCAGAGAACGTTACGCTGGAAAAGAAATTGTTGTATTTGTTGTCGTTGTTCCCACCAAATTTCTGTTTGAATACCTGATTGGGCACCAGAAACCCCGAGGTTGAATCGGGATCGGCAAAGCCAAAGGATTTCCCTTTCAGGTCTTCCAGCTTTTTGTAGGGGCTGTCGGCTTTGACCACCACCACAGAGTAGTAGCCACGCGACTGGTCTTTATCGTCAACAGCAATACCGACAATATCCACCGCATTAGGATCTTTCAGATAGACGGAGGCGAAAGACGATGGCGACATGCTCAGAACCAGATCGACTTTTCCTCCCAGTAAACCCTGAATGACGCCGGAGTAGTCAGAAGCGTTACGCAACCGAGTCTCAACCCCTAACTCTTTATCAAGGAACTGTTTGACGCATTGATTATCACCGATCTGCTGTGTCGCATTTTGCCCGCCCAAAATCCCCAGATTCAGCTCTTTCGGCACTCCCGCCGCCGTGGCGCTGAAGACGGTCAGTGAACTGGTTAACATCATCGCCAAACCAAAGATCTTTCTCATTGCTATCCCCTGTTTTCATGTCAAAGGCCATCGTGTTGAACGCGCATTGTTTTAAATCGACATTGTTTTAAATCGACATTGCTTTAAATCGACTTGTGCTAAATCGACATTGTGTTAAATCCACATGTGTTAATGCGCGTTCAGTTCATCGCCATACAGCGTATGAAGCAGCGGCTCATCCAATCGCGTTGGGTGACCGTCAAAAACAATGCGCCCCTGAGCGATCCCGATGACGCGCGTACAGTAGCGCTTCACCAGATCCACCGAGTGCAGGTTAACCATGACGCTAATCCCCTGCTGGCTCACTTCCCGCAAGACATCCATAATGCGGCGGGTATTCTTGGGATCGAGCGACGCGACCGGTTCATCGGCCAGCAGAATTCTGGGCTGCTGCATGAGAGCCCGACAGATGGCGACGCGTTGCATCTGGCCGCCAGAGAGGTTTTCCGCACGCTGTAGCGCCTGCGGCAACATGTTTACCCATTGCAACAGTTCGATGGCGCGAGCGCGGTCCTCGTCGGAAAACACACGAAACAGTGATTTGAGCGTAGAGGTTTGGCTAAGGCGGCCTAACAAGACGTTAGTGAGGACATCCAACCGCGGAACCAGACAGAAATCCTGAAAGATCATGCCGCAATGGGTGCGCCATTGGCGTATCTGGCGCGGGCTGAGCTTGATGATATCCTGCGGCTGCTCACCGCTGTGGTTGATAATTTCACCTCCGGAGGCGGGAATCGTGCCGTTTAACAGATGCAGTAGCGTCGATTTTCCCGCTCCGGAACGGCCAATAACAGCAACCAGTTCTCCCGTGTGCAGATCGAAGTTAATGTCGTCTAGCACTCGATGTTGTGGAGACCACGCTTTCCCTACGCCCCGAACGGACAACACCTTTTGCGACCGAACGGGCTGTAACTGCGTTTTAAATTCGAGGCCGGATTTCAATAATACCTGTGCCATCTTAGTATCCTCATGTGGTGAGGTCGCTCACTCATTAAGAACAGACGGCGTGATGATTTCATGAACAATTAATGATTAAAAAATGACCATTTGCAACGATTTGCAACTCTCTCTTTGTCCACGCCACCTCCCACAACGAAGGCAATCAACCGGTTAATACACTTTCTGCCCTTTTGCCCAGACATGACGAATATGAACATGGCCGTGAAACGTATGCGCCAGAACCAAATCGGCACGTCTCCCTTCGGCAATCACACCGCGATCGTGTAACCCAATAGCGCGGGCAGGATTGCGTGTCAGCAGGGTAATAGCGCGCGGCAGGTCATAAGGATTACTCTCGTCCTGGGCAAGACGAAATGCGGCATCCAACAGGCTGGCGGGGTAGTAATCGGAAGAGAGAATGTCCAGCAATCCCAATTGAGCCAGTCGACTGGCTGACACGTTGCCGGAATGCGAGCCACCACGTACCACGTTGGGAGCCCCCATCAACACCAGCAACCCACATTCGTGTGAGCATCTCGCCGCCGCTTCGGTAGTGGGAAATTCAGCAATTGCGCTGCCCACCTGAAGGGATTCGTTAACGTGTTCTACCGTCGCATCATCATGACTTGCCAGAGTGATCCCTTTTTCACGGCAGAGTGCTGCAATGGCGAAGCGATTGGGCTGAGACCAGCGAGCGGCCAGCGCCATCTGTTCCTCCTCAAACGCAGCCATCTGCTGATTACTGAGATGATATTTTCCCTGAAAATACTCGCGGTATTTCTGCAACGAGGTGTACTGCCGCTGGCCGGGTGAGTGATCCATCAATGACACCAGCAAGAGATCGGGCGTATTCATCAGTTGTTCAAACAGCGGAACGGTGGCGTCATACGGCAGTTCACAGCGCAGGTGCAATCGGTGTTCAGCGCGGTTGAGCCCTTTTTCCTGCCCCTGACGGATGGCGTCGATCATTTTATCTAGGTTATCGAAGCGATGCCCGCCGTCCCGCACGTCACCCACAGCAATCGCGTCCAGTACGGTGGTGATGCCATTCGCTACCATCAATGCGTCGTGACTGCTCATTGCCGAGTAAGCAGGCCAATCTACTTTTGGCCGCGGGGTAAAAAATTTATCGAGATTATCGGTATGCAGTTCCACCAGCCCCGGCAGCAGAAAACCACCCTCACCATCAATGGCCTCGGGCAATTGGCTACATGTGCTGCTGACACGGAGAATCACGCCGTTTTGCACGTCCAGCGATCCGTAAATTACCTCATTTTCCAACACCAAGTGGACATTATTGATAATCATGTTGCCGCACCCCAGGATAAGGTTGCATGGTGTGTAAATGCGTGGCGAGTCGGTTACGCACCGCACTGTCATGGAAAATACCGACAATCGCCGCTCCGCGTTCACGGGCTTCTTCAATCAGTTGAACCACCACATGGCTATTGCCGCTGTCCAGCGACGCAGTCGGTTCATCCAGCAGGAGAATCGGATAGTCGGCGATAAATCCCCGGGCGATGTTCACCCGCTGCTGTTCACCACCGGAGAAGGTCGATGGCGGCAGCGACCATAGCCGTTCTGGCACGTTGAGCCGGGCAAGCAGTTGTCTGGCGCGCGCTTCACATTCGCCCCGCGCAATCCCCCGCTCCAGCAGAGGTTGAATGACGACATCCAGTGTAGAGACGCGGGGAATTACTCGTAAAAACTGGCTAACCCAGCCAATGGTGTCGCGGCGAATGGCAAGGATTTGCCGTGACGAGGCGTTCACCAGATCGATCCAGTGCTGGTGATGCTTGACCCAGATGTGGCCGCGGTTAGGCTGATAGTTGGCATACAGCGAGCGTAGTAGCGTGGATTTACCACTGCCGGAATGCCCATCCAGCACCACACATTCCCCTGATTTGACTTCAAGATTGGCATCATGCAACACGGGCAGCGATGCTCCGTGCTGATTGTGTAACACGAAGACTTTATAAACATGTTCAACGCGCAGTTGTGTGTTCATGGCGTGTTCCGATTGATTACAACCTGATTCACCCGCGATGACGCGGGAGTCACGGGGCTTCGGTCAGTTCAGGACTGACGAAACCAGCAGTTGCGTATAAGGGTGTCTGGGATCGTCCAGCACGCGGTCAATCAAGCCGCTTTCGACAACCCGCCCTTGTTTCATCACGATCAGGTGGTGGGCCAACATCCGCGCGACGCCCAAATCATGCGTCACGATCACCACCGCCAGATTCAGTTCACGTACCAGCGTCCGTAAGAGATCCAGCAGGCGAGCCTGCACGGAAACATCAAGGCCGCCCGTCGGTTCATCCATGAAGACCAGTTTGGGACGCGTCACCAGACTACGGGCAATTTGCAGGCGCTGCTGCATCCCGCCAGAAAAGGTGGTGGGTAGATCGTCAATACGCGCTACCGGGATCTCCACATCCTGCAACCACTGGCTGGCCTGCTGGCGAATCTCGCCGTAGTGGCGCTGCCCGGCGGCCATTAGCCGTTCACCAATATTGCCGCCGGCCGAAACCTGCGGGCGCAGGCCGTCAAGCGGGTACTGATGCACGACGCCCCATTCGGTGCGCAGCAGCCGTCGCCGCTCACTTTCGCTCAGGCGATATAAATCACGCCCCTGATACTCAATCGTTCCCTGCTGTGGCGTTAAACGTGCCGAAATAGCCTGTAATAAGGTGGTTTTCCCCGACCCCGACTCCCCGACAATCCCCAGCACTTCACCCGGAAAAAGTTCAAACGAGACGTCTTCAAAACCCTTTTCCGGCGCATAAAGGTGCGTCAGGTTATTGACCGCCAGCAGCGGCTGTTCACTGCGGTTCATGGCTGTTTTTCTCCTGCTGCTGACGGCAGTAGTCGGTATCGGAGCAGACAAACAGACGCGATCCTTCATCATCTATCACGATTTCATCAAGGTAGCTGTCATGTGAACCGCACAGCGCACAGGGCTGTTCCCAGCGCTGAACGCAGAACGGGTGATCGTCAAAATCCAGACTTTTCACGTCACAGTAGGGAGGCAGGGCGTAGATGCGCTTTTCTCTGCCTGCGCCAAACAATTGCAGCGCCGGCATCCTGTGCATTTTGGGATTATCAAACTTTGGAATGGGTGACGGATCCATCACGTAACGGTCATTCACCTTCACCGGATACGCATAGGTTGTCGCAATATGGCCATAGCGGGCGATATCTTCGTACAGTTTCACCTGCATGATGCCGTACTCTTCCAGCGCATGCATTTTGCGCGTCTCAACCTCGCGCGGCTCAATAAAACGCAGCGGTTCAGGGATAGGAACCTGATAGATCAGGATCTGATCTTCTTTCAGCGGCGTTTCAGGAATGCGGTGGCGCGTCTGAATCAGCGTGGCCTCGGCGGTACGTTCGGTGGTCACCGCCCCGCTCACGCGCTGGAAGAAACGCCGAATGGATACGGCATTGGTTGTATCGTCCGCGCCCTGATCAATCACTTTCAGTACATCGTTTTCACCAATCAGGCTCGCGGTAAGCTGAATACCACCAGTTCCCCAGCCATAGGGCATCGGCATTTCCCGTCCGCCAAACGGCACCTGATAGCCGGGAATCGCTACCGCCTTCAATATGGCGCGACGGATAGTCCGTTTGGTTTGCTCATCAAGATAGCCAGGGTTATAGCCGTTTAACTCATGCATCGTTGCTCTCCTGATACTCCCGGCGCAGACGTTTCAGGAGTTCCAGCTCGGCCTGAAAATCGACGTAATGCGGCAATTTAAGATGAGAGACAAATCCCGCCGCCTCGACGTTATCCGCATGCGACAGCACAAACTCCTCGTCTTGCGCCGGACTGGTCACCTGTTCGTGATGCTCTTCGGTTTGCAGCGCACGATCCACCAACGCCATCGACATGGCCTTACGTTCCGCCCGACCAAACACCAATCCGTAGCCTCGGGTAAAGTGAGGCGCGTCCTCCTCCTTGTCGGTAAACCCGTTGACCATTTCACACTCGGTCAGCAGGATCTCGCCGATTTCCAGCAGAAACCCCAGCTCCTCCGGCACGATCTCCACCGTGACAAAGCCTGTGCGGATCTCTCCTGCAAAGGGATGGGTGCGGCCATAGCCGCGCTGTGTCGAGTAGCTCAGGGCCAGCAGGAACCCTTCATCCCCCCGCACCAGCTGTTGCAGACGTGCCGAACGCGGGGCCGGATAGCTCGGGGGATCGCGGGTGATATCACAAGGCTCACTGCCATCATCTTCTTCCCTGACGGCAAACCCTTCGCGAGTCATCAGATCAAATATCAGCGGACACGCGGCTTCCAGCGGCATATCCGCACTCGACGGTGCAGGTGTATCACCGTTGGCAAGCAGCGTGAAATCCAGCAAGCGGTGAGTATAATCGTAGGTAGGGCCGAGAACCTGACCGCCCGGCACATCTTTGTAGACTGCCGAAATACGTCGCTCAATCCGCATGTTCGCCGTCGTTAACGGCAGGCTGTCGGCCAGACGTGGCAGCGTCGTGCGATACGCACGCAGGAGAAAAATGGCTTCCACCACATCCCCACTGGCCTGTTTAATCGCCAGCGCCGCCAGTTCACGATCGTAGATACCGCCTTCGGTCATCACGCGATCGACGGCCAGACCGAGCTGCTGTTCAACCTGCTGGCAGTCAATTTCCGGGATGTCACGATCCCCACGGCGCAAATCTTCCTGTAAGCGATGGGCATTTTCGATCGCTTTCTCTCCCCCTTTCACGGCGACGTACATCAGCAGACCTCCACATAAGTGGTGCGCGGTAACGCCATCATGGCATCGGCACAGGTGAACATCAGATCGATACCTTGCGGAAAAGGATCGGGACGGTGGCAGAGATAACGCAATATGTCCGGCGGCAACGACGGGTCAACGATACGTGAGGTTTCCAGCCCCGGTCCGCTCAGGCGCAGCGGCGTGCCGCCGCTCAGAGAGGAAACGTCGATGATGACCGTGGTACTCTTTTCCGGCGACATATCATCCCCCGCCGAAAACCGGGACAGCGAGATTGCCGATGAGGCACGA is drawn from Pectobacterium aroidearum and contains these coding sequences:
- the phnE gene encoding phosphonate ABC transporter, permease protein PhnE, producing MRTVTSPDVEQLKTQHPELFRIQSRYLRRVILLVLAVMLYYLFFFQTFGISWTQWLNGSAQLGHYFLRMFVWHDFANWPFGYYLSQIAITLSIVFAGTVTATCIALLLSFFAARNIMQRRGLRPIALLVRCLLDMMRGIDMAIWGLIFVRAVGLGPLAGLLAIVMQDIGLLGKLYAEGHEAVERSPGRGLSALGANALQKHRFGIFTQSFPVILALSLYQIESNTRSAAVLGFVGAGGIGLVYAENMRLWNWDVVMFITLILVAIVMVMDGISAWLRKRYITGKDVPLFQPKDSDAHN
- a CDS encoding alpha-D-ribose 1-methylphosphonate 5-phosphate C-P-lyase PhnJ codes for the protein MHELNGYNPGYLDEQTKRTIRRAILKAVAIPGYQVPFGGREMPMPYGWGTGGIQLTASLIGENDVLKVIDQGADDTTNAVSIRRFFQRVSGAVTTERTAEATLIQTRHRIPETPLKEDQILIYQVPIPEPLRFIEPREVETRKMHALEEYGIMQVKLYEDIARYGHIATTYAYPVKVNDRYVMDPSPIPKFDNPKMHRMPALQLFGAGREKRIYALPPYCDVKSLDFDDHPFCVQRWEQPCALCGSHDSYLDEIVIDDEGSRLFVCSDTDYCRQQQEKNSHEPQ
- the phnD gene encoding phosphonate ABC transporter substrate-binding protein; the encoded protein is MRKIFGLAMMLTSSLTVFSATAAGVPKELNLGILGGQNATQQIGDNQCVKQFLDKELGVETRLRNASDYSGVIQGLLGGKVDLVLSMSPSSFASVYLKDPNAVDIVGIAVDDKDQSRGYYSVVVVKADSPYKKLEDLKGKSFGFADPDSTSGFLVPNQVFKQKFGGNNDNKYNNFFSSVTFSGGHEQDILGVLNGQFDGAVAWTSMVGDYNTGYTAGAFTRLIRMDHPDLMQQLRIIWKSPMIPNGPILVSNKLPADFKQKVITAVMKLDKEQHECFVKAMGGTQHIGPASLNDYKHIIDMKRELTKGSR
- a CDS encoding carbon-phosphorus lyase complex subunit PhnI, which gives rise to MYVAVKGGEKAIENAHRLQEDLRRGDRDIPEIDCQQVEQQLGLAVDRVMTEGGIYDRELAALAIKQASGDVVEAIFLLRAYRTTLPRLADSLPLTTANMRIERRISAVYKDVPGGQVLGPTYDYTHRLLDFTLLANGDTPAPSSADMPLEAACPLIFDLMTREGFAVREEDDGSEPCDITRDPPSYPAPRSARLQQLVRGDEGFLLALSYSTQRGYGRTHPFAGEIRTGFVTVEIVPEELGFLLEIGEILLTECEMVNGFTDKEEDAPHFTRGYGLVFGRAERKAMSMALVDRALQTEEHHEQVTSPAQDEEFVLSHADNVEAAGFVSHLKLPHYVDFQAELELLKRLRREYQESNDA
- a CDS encoding YgdI/YgdR family lipoprotein, with translation MKMAVTLALLFTLAGCSSDYVMATKEGQMLLTQGKPVLDKDTGLLSYIDEQGNQKQINSDQISQIVQR
- the phnC gene encoding phosphonate ABC transporter ATP-binding protein, with translation MAQVLLKSGLEFKTQLQPVRSQKVLSVRGVGKAWSPQHRVLDDINFDLHTGELVAVIGRSGAGKSTLLHLLNGTIPASGGEIINHSGEQPQDIIKLSPRQIRQWRTHCGMIFQDFCLVPRLDVLTNVLLGRLSQTSTLKSLFRVFSDEDRARAIELLQWVNMLPQALQRAENLSGGQMQRVAICRALMQQPRILLADEPVASLDPKNTRRIMDVLREVSQQGISVMVNLHSVDLVKRYCTRVIGIAQGRIVFDGHPTRLDEPLLHTLYGDELNAH
- the phnM gene encoding alpha-D-ribose 1-methylphosphonate 5-triphosphate diphosphatase, which produces MIINNVHLVLENEVIYGSLDVQNGVILRVSSTCSQLPEAIDGEGGFLLPGLVELHTDNLDKFFTPRPKVDWPAYSAMSSHDALMVANGITTVLDAIAVGDVRDGGHRFDNLDKMIDAIRQGQEKGLNRAEHRLHLRCELPYDATVPLFEQLMNTPDLLLVSLMDHSPGQRQYTSLQKYREYFQGKYHLSNQQMAAFEEEQMALAARWSQPNRFAIAALCREKGITLASHDDATVEHVNESLQVGSAIAEFPTTEAAARCSHECGLLVLMGAPNVVRGGSHSGNVSASRLAQLGLLDILSSDYYPASLLDAAFRLAQDESNPYDLPRAITLLTRNPARAIGLHDRGVIAEGRRADLVLAHTFHGHVHIRHVWAKGQKVY
- a CDS encoding NADP(H)-dependent aldo-keto reductase, with translation MQYHRIPHSSLEVSVLGLGTMTFGEQNSEADAHAQLDHAIAAGVNLIDTAEMYAVPPRPETQGLTESYIGSWLKSRGGREKLIVASKVSGPVRGNDHSIRPQQALDRKNIRAALDASLQRLNTDYIDLYQLHWPQRQTNCFGKLTYQYTDDKPVVTLLETLEALNEQVRAGKIRYVGVSNETPWGVMRYLHLAEKHDLPRIVSIQNPYSLLNRSFEVGLAEISQHEGVELLAYSSLAFGTLTGKYLNGAKPANARNTLFSRFTRYTGPQAQAAVAEYVALAQKHGLNPAQMALAFVRQQPFVASTLLGATTLEQLQINLDSQNLTLDGEILDELEAIHRRFTFPAP
- the phnK gene encoding phosphonate C-P lyase system protein PhnK, whose amino-acid sequence is MNRSEQPLLAVNNLTHLYAPEKGFEDVSFELFPGEVLGIVGESGSGKTTLLQAISARLTPQQGTIEYQGRDLYRLSESERRRLLRTEWGVVHQYPLDGLRPQVSAGGNIGERLMAAGQRHYGEIRQQASQWLQDVEIPVARIDDLPTTFSGGMQQRLQIARSLVTRPKLVFMDEPTGGLDVSVQARLLDLLRTLVRELNLAVVIVTHDLGVARMLAHHLIVMKQGRVVESGLIDRVLDDPRHPYTQLLVSSVLN
- the phnE gene encoding phosphonate ABC transporter, permease protein PhnE, which codes for MTSGKQDTALNNDFEHYYQQIKGRQKREALLWSLLLACLFLGAGKVAEFSPATIWHTLPNFFSYVRDTLPVLHWQQLLANVHTEGSLAYWGYRLPIQLPLIWETLQMALASTIIAVAAATILAFCAASNTQPSMLLRVSIRALVAFLRTMPELGWAVMFVMAFGIGAMPGFIALALHTVGSLTKLFYESLESASDRPVRGLASCGASKIQIMRFAFWPQVKPIFLSYSFMRMEINFRSSTILGLVGAGGIGQELMTNIKLDRYDQVSMTLLLILAVVSLLDGVSGYLRRRVVEGK
- the phnH gene encoding phosphonate C-P lyase system protein PhnH → MSIQASFAQPVADAQSAFRRILKAVSEPGVTVTLPLQHGWGKLSPAATAVMLTLVDHDTPLWLDDALNDETLRSNLRFHTGAILTGDESAVFALLRASSAISLSRFSAGDDMSPEKSTTVIIDVSSLSGGTPLRLSGPGLETSRIVDPSLPPDILRYLCHRPDPFPQGIDLMFTCADAMMALPRTTYVEVC
- the phnL gene encoding phosphonate C-P lyase system protein PhnL; amino-acid sequence: MNTQLRVEHVYKVFVLHNQHGASLPVLHDANLEVKSGECVVLDGHSGSGKSTLLRSLYANYQPNRGHIWVKHHQHWIDLVNASSRQILAIRRDTIGWVSQFLRVIPRVSTLDVVIQPLLERGIARGECEARARQLLARLNVPERLWSLPPSTFSGGEQQRVNIARGFIADYPILLLDEPTASLDSGNSHVVVQLIEEARERGAAIVGIFHDSAVRNRLATHLHTMQPYPGVRQHDYQ